A single genomic interval of uncultured Pseudodesulfovibrio sp. harbors:
- a CDS encoding transcriptional regulator, translating into MLKFIVIGVALFLVYKLFMGDKKKREVEKDQDIKAKVASGEMVKDPICGTYVEKDGNIRVREGEKVHVFCSYECRDKFMKQLGATTVETDNDDK; encoded by the coding sequence ATGCTGAAGTTCATCGTCATCGGTGTAGCACTTTTCCTGGTTTACAAGCTCTTCATGGGCGACAAGAAAAAGCGGGAAGTGGAAAAGGATCAGGACATCAAGGCCAAAGTCGCTTCCGGCGAGATGGTCAAGGACCCCATCTGCGGCACGTATGTCGAAAAAGACGGAAATATCCGTGTCAGGGAAGGGGAAAAGGTACACGTTTTCTGTTCCTATGAATGTCGTGACAAATTCATGAAGCAACTTGGCGCCACAACCGTGGAAACGGACAACGACGACAAGTAG
- the folK gene encoding 2-amino-4-hydroxy-6-hydroxymethyldihydropteridine diphosphokinase, whose product MQNIETVICYVSLGSNEGDPESNLNEALTRLETYGDEIRLQAISNSYRTEPQGEVKDQPWFVNQVIKLEIDAEIWSPQGFLSTCTAIEAQLGRERLVPGGPRPLDMDIISWGDVVEEGEFLTLPHPRAKERAFVLVPLKEIAPDFVFPDGTTIDEALDAIDFRMEEDRIWQSS is encoded by the coding sequence ATCCAGAATATCGAAACTGTAATCTGCTACGTCAGCCTTGGTTCCAACGAGGGCGACCCCGAATCGAACCTCAACGAGGCTCTGACGCGGCTTGAGACATATGGAGACGAAATAAGGCTGCAAGCCATTTCGAACAGTTACCGAACCGAACCGCAAGGCGAGGTCAAGGATCAGCCGTGGTTCGTGAATCAGGTCATCAAGCTGGAAATTGATGCCGAGATATGGTCACCGCAAGGTTTTCTGTCCACATGTACGGCCATTGAGGCACAGCTGGGCAGGGAACGTCTGGTCCCCGGAGGTCCGAGACCACTGGATATGGACATCATATCCTGGGGAGACGTCGTCGAGGAGGGCGAGTTCCTGACTCTGCCGCACCCACGGGCAAAGGAAAGGGCGTTTGTGCTCGTTCCCTTGAAGGAAATAGCTCCTGATTTCGTTTTCCCGGACGGCACGACCATAGACGAGGCCCTTGACGCGATAGATTTCCGTATGGAAGAAGACAGAATCTGGCAATCGTCGTAA
- a CDS encoding LL-diaminopimelate aminotransferase, which translates to MSEFKLADRLSTLPPYLFAAIDKAKAEVAAQGMDIISLGIGDPDLPTPDFIIDALYEAAKKPVNHQYPSYVGMMSYREAVANWYKERFNVDLDANTEVVSLIGSKEGIAHFPLAYINPGDLALVATPNYPVYGIATNFAGGEVEYLPLLEENDFLVDLDAIDNDTWAKAKMIFVCYPNNPTAATATKEFYDRLIEKAKEFNVIVVSDAAYTEIYYDPANKPISILECEGAKDVCIEFHSLSKTYNMTGWRVGMAVGNSSLIAGLGKIKENVDSGIFQAVQEAGVAALTQGEPYAEKFRAIYKERRDVVSAALTKAGIRHRVPDAAFYMWCNTPEGFTSSEFVTNVLKQTGVVLTPGNGFGTPGEGYFRISLTVNNDLLEEAVSRISKL; encoded by the coding sequence ATGTCAGAATTCAAATTAGCCGACCGGCTTTCAACACTTCCGCCGTATCTTTTTGCGGCCATCGACAAAGCCAAGGCAGAAGTTGCCGCTCAAGGCATGGATATAATCAGTCTCGGCATCGGTGATCCAGACCTTCCTACACCGGATTTCATTATCGATGCATTGTATGAAGCGGCCAAAAAGCCGGTCAATCACCAATATCCGTCCTATGTGGGCATGATGAGCTACCGTGAGGCCGTTGCCAACTGGTACAAGGAACGTTTCAACGTCGATCTGGACGCCAACACTGAAGTTGTCAGCCTTATCGGCTCCAAGGAAGGCATCGCACACTTTCCTTTGGCGTACATCAACCCCGGAGACCTCGCACTCGTCGCTACTCCGAACTATCCGGTTTACGGCATTGCGACCAACTTCGCAGGCGGGGAAGTCGAATATCTGCCGCTGCTTGAGGAAAATGATTTTCTCGTTGACCTTGACGCAATAGACAACGACACATGGGCCAAGGCAAAAATGATTTTTGTCTGCTACCCGAACAACCCGACAGCCGCCACAGCAACCAAAGAGTTTTACGATCGCCTGATAGAAAAAGCCAAGGAATTCAACGTAATCGTCGTTTCTGACGCCGCTTACACAGAAATCTACTATGATCCGGCAAACAAGCCCATTTCCATTCTGGAATGCGAAGGGGCCAAAGATGTCTGCATCGAATTCCATTCCTTGTCCAAGACATACAACATGACCGGCTGGCGTGTCGGCATGGCGGTCGGCAACAGCAGCCTCATCGCAGGACTTGGCAAGATCAAGGAAAACGTGGACTCTGGAATCTTTCAGGCAGTCCAGGAAGCGGGTGTCGCCGCGCTCACGCAGGGCGAACCGTATGCCGAGAAATTTCGCGCCATCTACAAGGAACGACGCGATGTTGTCAGCGCTGCATTGACCAAGGCAGGAATCAGGCACCGCGTGCCTGACGCCGCTTTCTACATGTGGTGCAATACCCCCGAAGGCTTCACTTCGTCGGAATTCGTGACCAACGTTCTGAAACAGACAGGCGTCGTTCTCACCCCCGGCAACGGCTTTGGGACTCCGGGAGAAGGATATTTCCGCATCTCCCTGACCGTCAACAACGATCTGCTTGAGGAGGCCGTATCCAGAATATCGAAACTGTAA
- the xerD gene encoding site-specific tyrosine recombinase XerD — MKNSISDKNDLPTHRWVDRYLEHILIEKGLSENSLSGYSQDLASLLAFLSAKSFRLEELTDQTLFLYLTYLRAKGLKSRSLARHLSSLRGFFSYAVAEKWYKEDPGHLLENPKLPKKLPEFLTRAEIARILDLPDGSTKLGMRDKAMLELLYAAGLRVSELIQMKVLDYDAQVGLLRVFGKGSKERLVPIHYTAQDVLNRYLKQTRPSFKPAEDYMFLNRSGKGLTRQGVWKLIKKFAAKAEIKRSISPHTFRHSFATHLLEGGADLRTVQLLLGHADISATEIYTHIQSGRLKNIHQEYHPRSGI, encoded by the coding sequence ATGAAGAATTCCATCTCCGACAAAAACGATCTTCCCACTCATCGTTGGGTGGATAGGTATCTTGAGCATATCCTTATAGAAAAAGGTCTTTCTGAGAACAGTCTTTCCGGCTATTCGCAGGATTTGGCTTCGTTATTGGCCTTTCTGAGCGCCAAATCATTCCGTCTCGAGGAGTTGACTGATCAAACCCTGTTTCTCTACCTTACGTATTTGAGAGCCAAGGGGTTGAAAAGTCGTTCGCTGGCAAGGCATCTTTCCTCTTTGCGTGGTTTTTTTTCATACGCTGTTGCTGAAAAATGGTATAAGGAAGATCCAGGACATTTACTTGAAAATCCAAAACTTCCCAAGAAGTTACCGGAATTTTTGACTCGTGCCGAGATTGCGCGGATTCTGGATTTGCCTGATGGAAGCACGAAGCTTGGCATGAGAGATAAAGCAATGCTTGAACTTTTGTATGCCGCAGGTTTACGTGTTTCCGAGTTGATTCAGATGAAAGTTCTGGATTACGATGCACAAGTCGGATTGCTTCGGGTTTTCGGTAAAGGTTCAAAGGAGCGGCTTGTACCGATACATTATACGGCGCAGGACGTGCTGAACCGTTACTTGAAACAAACCCGTCCGTCTTTCAAACCTGCGGAAGATTACATGTTTCTCAATAGGTCCGGCAAAGGGCTAACTCGTCAGGGAGTGTGGAAACTGATCAAGAAATTTGCGGCAAAGGCAGAGATTAAACGAAGCATTTCACCGCACACTTTTCGACATTCCTTTGCAACGCATCTGCTTGAAGGCGGTGCGGATTTACGAACCGTTCAACTGCTTTTGGGACATGCGGATATTTCGGCTACGGAAATTTATACGCATATTCAATCGGGAAGATTGAAAAACATACATCAGGAATATCATCCTCGATCTGGAATTTAG